A genomic segment from Garra rufa chromosome 5, GarRuf1.0, whole genome shotgun sequence encodes:
- the nf2a gene encoding NF2, moesin-ezrin-radixin like (MERLIN) tumor suppressor a codes for MASVLASKMGLNSLRRKQAKTFSATVVTMDADLEFSCELKWKGKDLFELVCRTLGLRETWFFGLRFDVKDTVAWLKMDKKVLDHDMPKEEPIVFHFLAKFYPENVEEELVQDITQHLFFLQVKKSILEEEIYCPPEASVLLASYAVHAKYGDYDPNVHKPGFLSQEELLPKRVINLYQMTAEMWEERITVCYAEHRGRTRDEAEMEYLKIAQDLEMYGVNYFSIRNKKGTSLLLGVDALGLHIYDPSNKLTPKISFPWNEIRNISYSDKEFAIKPLDKRADVFKFNSSKLRVNKLILQLCIGNHDLFMRRRRVDSLEVQQMKMQAREEKARKQMERQRLEREKQLREEAERARDELERRLIQLQDEAHMANEALLRSEETADLLAEKAQIAEEEAKLLAQKAAEAEQEIQRIKVTAIRTEEERRLMEQKMLEAEMLALKMAEESERRAKEADQLKQDLQEARESERKAKNKLLELTSKSACSPVPLSANALPADGPNFNFSMENLSFDFKDTDMKRLSMEIEKEKVEYMEKSKHLQEQLNELKTEIESLKLKERETPLDILHNENTEKGTSKQSNFKKLTLQSTKSRVAFFQEL; via the exons CTGAAGTGGAAAGGAAAGGATCTGTTTGAACTTGTGTGCCGGACACTGGGACTCAGGGAGACCTGGTTTTTTGGTCTGCGGTTTGATGTCAAAGACACTGTGGCATGGCTGAAAATGGACAAGAAG GTTTTGGATCATGATATGCCCAAAGAAGAGCCCATAGTGTTTCATTTCCTGGCCAAGTTTTATCCAGAGAATGTTGAAGAAGAGCTGGTGCAAGATATAACACAGCACCTCTTCTTCCTGCAG GTGAAGAAGAGCATTTTAGAGGAGGAGATATACTGTCCACCCGAGGCTTCGGTGCTGTTAGCCTCTTACGCCGTCCACGCTAAG TATGGTGATTACGACCCTAATGTCCACAAGCCAGGCTTCCTGTCCCAAGAGGAGCTGCTACCAAAGAGA GTTATTAATCTGTACCAGATGACTGCAGAGATGTGGGAGGAGAGAATCACGGTCTGCTATGCTGAGCACAGGGGCAGAACCAG AGATGAAGCTGAGATGGAGTATTTAAAAATAGCTCAGGATCTGGAGATGTATGGGGTCAATTACTTTTCCATTAGG aataaaaagGGAACCAGCTTGCTGCTGGGTGTTGACGCTTTGGGCCTCCACATTTATGACCCGAGTAACAAACTGACACCCAAAATCTCTTTTCCCTGGAATGAGATCAGAAACATCTCATACAGCGATAAAGAG TTTGCCATTAAACCCTTGGATAAGAGGGCAGATGTCTTCAAATTCAACTCCTCAAAACTCAGAGTCAATAAACTG attcttCAGCTGTGTATCGGGAACCATGATCTCTTCATGAGGAGACGCAGAGTTGATTCGTTGGAAGTCCAGCAGATGAAGATGCAGGCTAGAGAAGAGAAAGCTCGGAAACAG ATGGAGCGGCAGAGACTGGAGAGGGAGAAACAATTGCGTGAGGAGGCAGAAAGAGCTCGTGATGAACTGGAGAGGAGATTGATTCAGTTGCAGGACGAAGCTCACATGGCCAATGAGGCACTG TTACGCTCTGAAGAGACTGCAGATCTGTTGGCGGAGAAGGCACAAATCGCTGAGGAGGAGGCCAAGCTGTTGGCTCAGAAAGCGGCCGAGGCTGAGCAGGAGATACAGCGTATTAAG GTGACAGCTATTCGCACTGAGGAGGAGAGGAGACTCATGGAACAGAAGATGCTAGAGGCTGAGATGCTTGCACTCAAGATGGCAGAAGAGTCTGAAAGGAg GGCAAAAGAGGCCGACCAACTGAAACAGGACCTGCAGGAGGCAAGAGAATCAGAGCGCAAAGCCAAAAACAAACTACTGGAGCTCACCAGCAAATCGGCGTGTTCG CCTGTGCCGTTATCTGCCAACGCTCTTCCTGCTGATGGCCCGAACTTCAACTTCAGCATGGAGAACCTGAGTTTTGACTTCAAAGACACGGACATGAAACGTCTGTCCATGGAGATCGAGAAGGAGAA GGTTGAGTATATGGAGAAGAGCAAACACCTTCAGGAGCAGCTAAACGAACTGAAGACAGAGATTGAGTCATTAAAGCTAAAGGAGCGAGAAACGCCTCTAGACATCCTACATAATGAAAACACTGAAAAAGGCACCAGCAAGCAGAGCAACTTTAAAAAG